From the Lathyrus oleraceus cultivar Zhongwan6 chromosome 4, CAAS_Psat_ZW6_1.0, whole genome shotgun sequence genome, one window contains:
- the LOC127075582 gene encoding uncharacterized protein LOC127075582 has protein sequence MEFKNLSVLVLFLLVLVGINGSKSGEEYWKSVWPNTPIPKALSDLMTSERGANMPIKSQEENQYWTIFFEHDLYPGKTMNLGIQKYSDIQSSKSPRYLPIKKETKTETNTISQPFGVCIWWYKKESDRTNQTFLSSVCDKKETTKEKQPFGISVWWYKKETEKENQPFGFLAWASKETRKANQLYVKDTQKESQYFVSHRSDEKEVQILNSYCRTQSAIGEDKYCALSLESMMDFVISKLGKNVKVMSSSLSQNQDKYVVEEVNKIGDKAVMCHRLNFKKVVFYCHAVNATTTYMVPLVASDGTKSKALTICHHDTRGMNPNVLNEVLNVNPGTVSVCHFIGNKAIAWVPDTSESSGHPCVI, from the exons ATGGAGTTTAAAAATCTATCAGTTTTAGTTCTCTTTTTG TTGGTTCTTGTGGGTATAAATGGATCTAAATCTGGAGAAGAATATTGGAAATCTGTTTGGCCAAACACTCCTATACCTAAAGCACTTTCAGATTTGATGACATCTG AAAGAGGAGCTAATATGCCTATCAAAAGCCAAGAAGAGAATCAATATTGGACTATCTTTTTTGAACATGATCTATATCCTGGGAAAACAATGAATTTAGGCATTCAAAAATATTCTGATATCCAATCATCAAAATCACCAAGATATCTACCTATCAAAAAAGAAACCAAAACAGAAACTAATACAATAAGTCAACCTTTTGGAGTATGTATATGGTGGTATAAAAAAGAATCTGATAgaaccaatcaaacttttttaTCTAGTGTGTGTGATAAAAAAGAAACCACAAAAGAAAAACAACCTTTTGGAATTAGTGTGTGGTGGTATAAGAAAGAAACAGAAAAAGAAAATCAACCTTTTGGATTTTTGGCATGGGCAAGCAAAGAAACTAGAAAAGCAAATCAACTTTATGTAAAAGATACACAAAAAGAAAGTCAATATTTTGTATCACATAGATCAGATGAAAAAGAAGTTCAGATTCTTAACAGCTATTGTAGAACTCAATCAGCAATAGGGGAAGACAAATATTGTGCGCTTTCACTAGAATCAatgatggattttgtcatttcAAAGCTTGGAAAGAATGTCAAAGTCATGTCAAGTTCCCTAAGTCAAAATCAGGACAAATATGTAGTGGAGGAAGTAAATAAAATTGGAGACAAAGCAGTGATGTGCCATAGATTGAATTTTAAAAAAGTTGTGTTTTATTGCCATGCAGTCAATGCGACAACAACTTACATGGTCCCATTGGTGGCCTCTGATGGAACTAAATCAAAAGCACTTACTATTTGCCATCATGACACTAGAGGTATGAATCCTAATGTGTTGAATGAAGTTCTCAATGTTAATCCAGGAACTGTCTCTGTTTGCCATTTTATCGGCAACAAGGCTATTGCTTGGGTACCTGATACGAGTGAGTCTAGTGGCCATCCTTGTGTCATATAG